From the genome of Candidatus Defluviilinea proxima:
AGGCAGACAACGTCAGCACCAGCATCCATGAGACGTTTGACCAGCCACGAACCGACCAACCCGGTCCCGCCGGTGACAAACGTGGGGCGGTCAAGCCAGAAGGCGCGGTTCAATTCCATAGCTTCCATGGGGCGTTGCCTTCCTGCCATAGTTTTTCTAAGTTATGCACATCGCGGATCGTATCCATGCATTGCCAGAAGTCATTGTGCTGATAAGCTGATAGTTGTCCATCTGCCGCGATATGCTCAAGTGACTCGAACTCCCACGCGGTGTGGTCGCCTTGAATATATTTGGTGATGCCCGGTTCGAGGACAAAGAATCCGCCGTTGATCCAGCCTTCGCCGATCTGCGGTTTCTCTTTGAACTCCACCACGCGATGATTCTCGATCATCATTTGCCCAAACCGCGCTGGCGGACGGACGGCTGTCATGGTCACTAATGTTTTTTGCTTTTTGTGAAACTCGATCAGTTGGGGAATGTTCACGTTGCTAACGCCATCGCCATAGGTGAGCATGAAAGTCTCATCGCCTATGAACTCTGCCACGCGTTTGACTCGTCCACCGGTGTTTGTGTCTGTGCCTGTATCAAGTAAATGCACAATCCAGTCTTCACCTTTATCGTTGTGAATCGTCACATCCCCGCTTTTCAATTGTACAGAGATACTGCGCGAGCGATAGTGATAATTGATGAAATAATCTTTGATGATCTCGCCCTTGTATCCCAATGCAATAACAAACTCTTTATATCCGAAAGAAGCGTAGATGTTCATGATGTGCCAAAGCATGGGTTTACCGCCAATTTCGACCATCGGCTTTGGCTTGATCGTTGTTTCTTCGGAGAGACGGGTTCCTAATCCGCCTGCAAGTATGGCGACTTTCATCGATTCCCTTTTATATACTTCTTCTGCCATTCAAACAACTTGTTCAACGCCTCGATAGGGGAGAGACTATTAACATCCACGTCTTTCAATTCATCCAACAGCGGACTGGTCTCTGGGAACAGTG
Proteins encoded in this window:
- the rfbF gene encoding glucose-1-phosphate cytidylyltransferase, which encodes MKVAILAGGLGTRLSEETTIKPKPMVEIGGKPMLWHIMNIYASFGYKEFVIALGYKGEIIKDYFINYHYRSRSISVQLKSGDVTIHNDKGEDWIVHLLDTGTDTNTGGRVKRVAEFIGDETFMLTYGDGVSNVNIPQLIEFHKKQKTLVTMTAVRPPARFGQMMIENHRVVEFKEKPQIGEGWINGGFFVLEPGITKYIQGDHTAWEFESLEHIAADGQLSAYQHNDFWQCMDTIRDVHNLEKLWQEGNAPWKLWN